In the genome of Thermodesulfobacteriota bacterium, the window TGGACACCAAGCGCATTCCCGCCCGGTTTCTGAAGCAGGAGTGCCGAAAGCTCGAGGCGCAGTGGCGGCTGAAGTCCGGCCGGGAGGACCTGAGCCGGGCCGAGCGCGACGAGATCGAAGCCATCGTGCGCCGGCAGTTGCTGGAGCGCGCGATCCCCTCCTGCCAGGGGACGGACCTGTCCTGGGACCTGAACCGGGGCGAGGTGCTCTTCTGGAGCACCGGCGAGCGGCTCAACGAGTCCTTTCGCGCCCTCTTCGAGAAGACCTTCGCAGTGAAGCTCCGCCCCCTCTTCCCCTACCTGCTGGCCCTGCGCGCCCTGGGGCAGGAGAAGGCGGAAATTGTCGACCGGGTGGTGCCGTCGGTCTT includes:
- the rdgC gene encoding recombination-associated protein RdgC is translated as MGILSGGIRLRRYQVLGELPQGFRAAYEEAIQAHAFRDFAPDDEREQVLGWAPVDDWFDPSLPLDRWLVEHTVNLTFRVDTKRIPARFLKQECRKLEAQWRLKSGREDLSRAERDEIEAIVRRQLLERAIPSCQGTDLSWDLNRGEVLFWSTGERLNESFRALFEKTFAVKLRPLFPYLLALRALGQEKAEIVDRVVPSVFRPEGGA